From Streptomyces sp. TLI_053, a single genomic window includes:
- a CDS encoding MarR family transcriptional regulator, translating into MPDRETSIATIQRELTAFARRARHKASQLHPDLSLVTYSILDLITERGGCRAADVAAHFMLDKSTVSRQVTALEKLGLLRRETDPEDQRGQILLATEAGLTLLREANEQRRLSFSARFTGWSDEDVARFADYLARYGAED; encoded by the coding sequence GTGCCCGACCGCGAGACGTCGATCGCGACCATCCAGCGCGAACTGACCGCCTTCGCCCGCCGCGCCCGGCACAAGGCCTCCCAGCTGCACCCCGACCTCTCGCTGGTCACCTACAGCATCCTGGACCTCATCACCGAGCGCGGCGGCTGCCGGGCCGCCGACGTCGCCGCGCACTTCATGCTCGACAAGTCCACGGTCAGCCGCCAGGTCACCGCGCTGGAGAAGCTCGGGCTGCTGCGGCGCGAGACCGACCCGGAGGACCAGCGCGGCCAGATCCTGCTGGCGACCGAGGCCGGACTCACCCTCCTGCGCGAGGCCAACGAGCAGCGGCGGCTCTCCTTCTCGGCCCGCTTCACCGGCTGGTCGGACGAGGACGTCGCCCGGTTCGCCGACTACCTGGCCCGCTACGGCGCCGAGGACTGA
- a CDS encoding CapA family protein, with the protein MRRAAAAVALLLGLIPVAACGPDDPDPATVKASRSAKAAADAAAAAKASPGAADGSATPGDQASADGAAPRPDGSITVAFAGDVHFEGRTEGRLSVQPPETALGPISKSLAAADLSVLNLETAITDRGAPEPKTYTFRTSPKALTALKDSGVDVVSLANNHAVDFGADGLADTLAAKASSPLPIVGFGRNSQEAYAPYVTTVRGVKVAVVAASQVEDLTNQKWRAGATKPGIASALDQAAIVKAVEEAKKQAPVVLVYLHWGEEGKACPTAAQTAIAKKLATAGATAVVGTHAHTMVGSGMLGSTYVGYGFGNFLWYGTSNYANSNETGVTTLTVGPGGKVLGEAFAPATIDDKGMPVPQTGAAATAALKRRDGLRGCTGLAPVPGAAPAPASGAASPSASPSASPSARATGPAAPAARSAAPASASSR; encoded by the coding sequence ATGCGCCGTGCCGCGGCCGCCGTCGCCCTGCTGCTGGGGCTGATACCCGTGGCCGCCTGTGGACCGGACGACCCCGACCCGGCCACCGTCAAGGCCTCCCGGTCCGCCAAGGCCGCCGCCGACGCTGCCGCAGCCGCGAAGGCCTCGCCGGGCGCCGCCGACGGGTCCGCCACCCCCGGGGACCAGGCCTCCGCGGACGGTGCGGCGCCCCGTCCGGACGGCAGCATCACGGTGGCGTTCGCCGGCGACGTCCACTTCGAGGGCCGCACCGAGGGCCGGCTCTCCGTGCAGCCGCCCGAGACGGCGCTCGGACCGATTTCCAAGAGCCTCGCCGCCGCCGACCTCTCCGTCCTCAACCTGGAGACCGCGATCACCGACCGCGGTGCGCCCGAGCCCAAGACCTACACCTTCCGCACCTCGCCGAAGGCGCTCACGGCGCTCAAGGACTCCGGCGTCGACGTCGTCTCGCTCGCCAACAACCACGCCGTCGACTTCGGCGCCGACGGTCTCGCCGACACCCTCGCGGCCAAGGCCTCCTCGCCGCTCCCGATCGTCGGCTTCGGCCGCAACTCCCAGGAGGCGTACGCCCCGTACGTCACCACCGTGCGCGGGGTGAAGGTCGCGGTGGTCGCCGCCAGCCAGGTCGAGGACCTCACCAACCAGAAGTGGCGCGCCGGGGCGACCAAGCCCGGCATCGCCTCGGCACTGGACCAGGCCGCGATCGTCAAGGCGGTCGAGGAGGCGAAGAAGCAGGCGCCGGTGGTGCTGGTCTACCTGCACTGGGGCGAGGAGGGAAAGGCCTGCCCGACCGCGGCCCAGACCGCCATCGCCAAGAAGCTGGCCACCGCGGGCGCGACCGCCGTGGTCGGCACGCACGCGCACACCATGGTCGGCTCGGGCATGCTCGGCTCCACCTACGTCGGGTACGGCTTCGGCAACTTCCTCTGGTACGGCACCTCCAACTACGCCAACTCCAACGAGACGGGCGTCACCACCCTGACCGTTGGCCCGGGCGGCAAGGTGCTCGGCGAGGCGTTCGCGCCGGCGACCATCGACGACAAGGGCATGCCGGTGCCCCAGACCGGCGCCGCCGCGACCGCCGCGCTCAAGCGCCGGGACGGGCTCCGGGGCTGCACCGGCCTGGCCCCGGTCCCGGGGGCCGCCCCGGCGCCGGCGTCCGGGGCCGCTTCCCCGTCGGCGTCCCCGTCGGCTTCCCCGTCCGCGCGCGCGACCGGTCCCGCCGCCCCGGCCGCGCGGAGCGCCGCGCCGGCGTCGGCCTCCTCGCGCTGA
- a CDS encoding siderophore-interacting protein: MFRRPRPTHDVRVTAVTPLTPALLRLTLAGPTLDTLDVEHATQWVKLATPDGHSRAYTIRHHRPDERETDIDVVLHGNGPLSRWAATARLGDRALIAGPRGRRPSFDGAGHVLLAADESALPAALTILEELPPTVPTTLYVEVGDASGATLPLPARTGLTTHWLTRPQDQVKGRTLADTLLATDVPPGTAAWLAGESQAVATVRRHLLTDWALPRERVHGKGYWKLGEANHKD, translated from the coding sequence GTGTTCCGTCGCCCCCGGCCGACCCACGACGTTCGGGTCACCGCCGTCACCCCGCTCACTCCCGCCCTGCTCCGGCTCACCCTCGCCGGACCGACCCTGGACACCCTCGACGTCGAACACGCCACCCAGTGGGTGAAGTTGGCGACCCCCGACGGGCACTCCCGGGCCTACACGATCCGGCACCACCGCCCCGACGAGCGCGAGACGGACATCGACGTCGTGCTGCACGGCAACGGTCCGCTGTCCCGCTGGGCGGCGACCGCCCGCCTCGGCGACCGGGCCCTGATCGCCGGCCCGCGCGGCCGCCGGCCCTCCTTCGACGGCGCCGGGCACGTCCTGCTCGCCGCCGACGAGAGCGCCCTTCCCGCCGCGCTCACCATCCTGGAGGAGCTGCCGCCGACCGTGCCGACGACGCTCTACGTCGAGGTCGGCGATGCCTCCGGGGCCACCCTGCCGCTGCCCGCCCGAACCGGTCTGACCACCCACTGGCTGACCCGTCCCCAGGACCAGGTCAAGGGCCGCACGCTCGCGGACACCCTGCTCGCGACCGACGTCCCACCGGGCACCGCCGCCTGGCTGGCCGGAGAGTCCCAGGCCGTGGCGACCGTCCGGCGCCACCTGCTCACCGACTGGGCCCTGCCCCGCGAACGCGTCCACGGCAAGGGCTACTGGAAGCTCGGCGAGGCGAACCACAAGGACTGA
- a CDS encoding universal stress protein, translated as MTDNGSTDTGRRIVVGIDGSAPSRAALRWAVGQAALTGAAVHAVAAWEPPSLHGWLVPLPDDDFERTAMRTLTAEVDEVVGRERPVPVTESLLLGHPAEVLLELAEGAELLVLGSRGRGAFARTLLGSVSTRCAAHASCPVVIVRADGSAAPPGGPVPATVGEEGGTEPPVRSTKDWQLSLHLVEERDTTRVHAVLDADGAVLHSDAYARRNPLDDPAPAVGDEFAVGRALIDLGHQLLRAGTRHATGPAEE; from the coding sequence ATGACTGACAACGGGAGCACGGACACCGGGCGGCGGATCGTGGTCGGGATCGACGGTTCGGCGCCGTCCAGGGCGGCGCTGCGCTGGGCGGTCGGGCAGGCGGCGCTGACCGGGGCGGCGGTGCACGCGGTGGCCGCGTGGGAGCCCCCCTCGCTGCACGGGTGGCTGGTACCGCTGCCGGACGACGACTTCGAGCGGACGGCGATGCGCACCCTGACCGCCGAGGTGGACGAGGTGGTCGGCCGGGAGCGGCCGGTGCCGGTGACGGAGAGCCTGCTGCTGGGGCACCCGGCGGAGGTGCTGCTGGAACTGGCGGAGGGCGCGGAGCTGCTGGTGCTGGGCAGTCGCGGTCGCGGGGCCTTCGCCCGGACGCTGCTGGGGTCGGTGAGCACCCGGTGCGCGGCGCACGCGTCGTGCCCGGTGGTGATCGTCCGCGCGGACGGGAGCGCCGCCCCGCCGGGAGGGCCGGTCCCGGCGACCGTCGGGGAGGAGGGCGGTACGGAGCCCCCCGTCCGAAGCACCAAGGACTGGCAGCTGAGCCTGCACCTGGTCGAGGAGCGCGACACCACCCGGGTGCACGCCGTGCTGGACGCCGACGGCGCGGTGCTGCACAGCGACGCGTACGCCCGCCGCAACCCGCTGGACGATCCGGCGCCCGCGGTGGGCGACGAGTTCGCGGTCGGCCGGGCGCTGATCGATCTCGGCCACCAGTTGCTCCGGGCGGGCACCCGGCACGCCACCGGGCCCGCCGAGGAGTGA
- a CDS encoding PP2C family protein-serine/threonine phosphatase — protein sequence MPLRQPSDDRRPRDRRRSWPPDRRALTVVPLALIVVITVVDVLAPPDIHLGPLLIVAPALTASLAGARATTVVALLSLAALTVIGILRDGLTTGNHETQLGALLAVSALIVGLRVLRDRHERELAQVRSVSEAAQRVLLRPLPDRTGPLRLASFYLAAEAEAQVGGDLYAAARTATGTRLLVGDVRGKGLASLGDAALLLGAFRSAAHLYPDLPGLVGHLDGSIAWDLAQLAEQQRAQREDGLRAQPRLRAFRRAGPTDTGAPPGTRRPDDGPPGTPADDSGESFITAVVLDVPDDGAVLRLVDCGHPPPLLLHGDRVTALEPRRTSPPLGLGELVAAPYVVEEFPFLPGDRLLIYTDGVIEARDGERRFYPLSERVAERTSAHPAEPPDALLLHLRRDLLAHAGGRLDDDAAMVVVERLG from the coding sequence GTGCCACTCCGGCAGCCTTCCGACGACCGGCGTCCCCGTGACCGCCGCCGGTCCTGGCCGCCCGACCGCCGCGCCCTGACGGTCGTCCCGCTCGCCCTGATCGTGGTGATCACGGTGGTGGACGTGCTCGCCCCGCCGGACATCCACCTCGGCCCGCTGCTGATCGTCGCCCCCGCGCTCACGGCCTCGCTGGCCGGTGCCCGCGCCACCACCGTCGTCGCCCTGCTCTCGCTCGCCGCGCTCACCGTCATCGGCATCCTGCGCGACGGCCTCACCACCGGGAACCACGAGACCCAGCTCGGCGCCCTGCTCGCCGTGTCGGCGCTGATCGTCGGCCTCCGGGTCCTGCGCGACCGGCACGAGCGCGAGCTGGCACAGGTCCGCTCCGTCTCCGAGGCCGCCCAGCGGGTCCTGCTGCGCCCGCTGCCCGACCGGACCGGACCGCTGCGCCTCGCCTCCTTCTACCTGGCCGCCGAGGCCGAGGCCCAGGTCGGCGGGGACCTCTACGCGGCGGCCCGCACCGCCACCGGTACCCGGCTGCTGGTCGGCGACGTCCGGGGCAAGGGCCTGGCCTCGCTCGGCGACGCGGCGCTGCTGCTGGGCGCCTTCCGGTCGGCCGCGCACCTGTACCCGGACCTGCCCGGCCTGGTCGGCCACCTGGACGGCAGCATCGCCTGGGACCTCGCCCAGCTCGCCGAGCAGCAGCGCGCGCAGCGCGAGGACGGCCTCCGCGCCCAGCCGCGCCTGCGCGCGTTCCGGCGCGCCGGGCCGACGGACACCGGTGCCCCGCCGGGCACCCGGCGGCCGGACGACGGGCCGCCCGGCACCCCGGCGGACGACAGCGGCGAGTCGTTCATCACCGCCGTCGTACTGGACGTCCCGGACGACGGAGCCGTGCTCCGCCTGGTCGACTGCGGCCACCCCCCGCCCCTTCTCCTGCACGGCGACCGGGTCACCGCGCTGGAGCCCCGCCGCACCTCGCCGCCGCTGGGCCTCGGCGAACTGGTCGCGGCGCCGTACGTGGTGGAGGAGTTCCCGTTCCTGCCCGGCGACCGGCTGCTGATCTACACCGACGGCGTGATCGAGGCCCGCGACGGAGAGCGGCGGTTCTACCCGCTGTCCGAACGGGTCGCCGAACGGACCTCCGCGCACCCCGCCGAACCGCCGGACGCCCTGCTGCTGCACCTGCGCCGCGACCTGCTGGCCCACGCGGGCGGACGGCTCGACGACGACGCGGCCATGGTCGTCGTCGAGCGCCTCGGCTGA
- a CDS encoding MFS transporter: protein MPSAPPRRPGGPLAPAAVALAFWVTMAGTTVPTPLYPLYQRAFGFSTFTVTVIFAVYALGVVAGLLTLGRLSDRIGRRPVVLAALLLAAAAATLFELADSLPWLLVARVLSGFGAALVTGAATAALLDLAPPERRLRAQTVALAANMGGLAGGTLFAGALAEWTGSPLRLPWTVTLVLTGAALLGLLAVPETVPAEARRTGRAGSPAGSPSRFRPRPLHVPPGIRPAFLRAALAGGAGFAVTGVLTAVSGLFLATVLNLHNHALTGLVVALAFLSTAVGQLLVRVLPPDRALPLACAGLVLAAALVAGALLGGTLPPLLLGACVNGLATGTAIGTGLGTVNAGVEPHRRGETVSAFFAVLFTMLSVPVIGVGVLVRATGLRTAGVTFSAAVAVLALAVAAGLVRRPRGEASPVPAPAPVTTATATATADPAAAAAPATPAGKA, encoded by the coding sequence ATGCCCTCCGCCCCGCCCCGGCGCCCCGGCGGCCCGCTCGCGCCGGCCGCCGTCGCCCTCGCCTTCTGGGTCACCATGGCCGGGACCACCGTCCCGACCCCGCTCTACCCGCTCTACCAGCGCGCCTTCGGCTTCTCGACCTTCACCGTCACGGTGATCTTCGCCGTCTACGCGCTCGGCGTCGTCGCCGGTCTGCTGACCCTCGGCCGCCTCTCCGACCGGATCGGCCGGCGCCCCGTGGTCCTCGCCGCCCTGCTGCTGGCCGCGGCCGCCGCCACCCTGTTCGAACTCGCCGACTCGCTGCCCTGGCTGCTGGTCGCCCGGGTCCTCTCCGGGTTCGGCGCCGCCCTCGTCACCGGCGCCGCCACGGCCGCCCTGCTCGACCTCGCCCCGCCGGAGCGCCGACTGCGCGCCCAGACCGTCGCCCTCGCCGCCAACATGGGCGGACTGGCCGGCGGCACCCTGTTCGCCGGAGCCCTCGCCGAATGGACCGGTTCACCGCTGCGCCTGCCCTGGACCGTGACGCTCGTCCTCACCGGCGCGGCCCTGCTCGGGCTGCTCGCCGTCCCCGAGACGGTGCCCGCCGAGGCCCGGCGCACGGGCCGGGCCGGCTCCCCGGCCGGAAGCCCCTCCCGGTTCCGGCCGCGACCGCTGCACGTGCCGCCCGGCATCCGCCCCGCGTTCCTGCGCGCCGCGCTCGCCGGCGGGGCCGGATTCGCCGTCACCGGCGTGCTGACCGCCGTCAGCGGACTCTTCCTGGCCACCGTGCTGAACCTGCACAACCACGCGCTCACCGGACTCGTGGTCGCCCTGGCCTTCCTCTCCACCGCCGTCGGACAACTGCTCGTCCGCGTCCTGCCGCCGGACCGGGCCCTGCCGCTGGCCTGCGCCGGACTGGTCCTGGCCGCCGCACTGGTGGCCGGCGCCCTGCTCGGCGGGACGCTGCCACCACTGCTGCTCGGCGCCTGTGTCAACGGCCTCGCCACCGGGACCGCCATCGGCACCGGACTCGGCACCGTCAACGCCGGCGTGGAGCCGCACCGGCGCGGCGAGACGGTGTCGGCGTTCTTCGCCGTGCTGTTCACCATGCTCTCGGTGCCGGTGATCGGGGTCGGCGTGCTCGTCCGGGCGACCGGGCTGCGCACCGCCGGGGTCACCTTCAGCGCGGCGGTCGCCGTCCTGGCCCTCGCGGTCGCGGCCGGACTGGTCCGGCGGCCGCGGGGCGAGGCGTCACCGGTGCCGGCGCCGGCACCGGTGACGACAGCGACAGCGACAGCGACAGCGGACCCGGCGGCCGCAGCGGCACCGGCCACCCCGGCCGGGAAGGCGTGA
- a CDS encoding NADP-dependent oxidoreductase, whose translation MSSTPDTTPLTTKAVAITEYGAVDVLRPTAVEVPAPGPGQVRVAVRAVGVNPLDHKVRSGALTDLFPVVFPAVLGYEIAGVVEAVGPDVTEWRAGDEVFGQVLGGGYAEHALAAADQLVRKPAGVDWTVAAALPVAAETAWRSLDLLGVEPGRTLLVHGAAGGVGTLVVQFARARGIRVIGTASEANHPYLRELGAEPVTYGEGLAERVRAAAPEGVDRVLDVAGAGVLPLSIELAGGAEHVLTIADFQGAAQHGVRATSGDEPADYLRPALEGALALAAEGGLNLPLHRVLPLAEVAEAQRESERGHVRGKIVLTVG comes from the coding sequence ATGAGCAGCACCCCCGACACCACCCCCCTCACGACGAAGGCCGTCGCCATCACCGAGTACGGGGCCGTGGACGTCCTGCGGCCCACCGCGGTCGAGGTGCCCGCGCCCGGCCCCGGCCAGGTCCGGGTGGCCGTGCGCGCCGTCGGCGTCAACCCGCTCGACCACAAGGTCCGCTCCGGCGCGCTCACCGACCTGTTCCCGGTCGTCTTCCCGGCCGTCCTCGGGTACGAGATCGCGGGCGTGGTCGAGGCCGTCGGCCCGGACGTCACCGAGTGGCGGGCCGGCGACGAGGTCTTCGGGCAGGTCCTCGGCGGCGGATACGCGGAGCACGCGCTGGCGGCGGCGGACCAGCTGGTCCGCAAGCCGGCCGGGGTGGACTGGACGGTGGCCGCGGCGCTCCCGGTGGCCGCCGAGACGGCCTGGCGGTCGCTCGACCTGCTGGGCGTCGAGCCCGGCCGGACGCTGCTGGTGCACGGCGCCGCGGGCGGGGTCGGCACCCTGGTGGTGCAGTTCGCCCGGGCCCGGGGGATCCGGGTGATCGGCACCGCGAGCGAGGCCAACCACCCGTACCTGCGCGAGCTGGGCGCCGAGCCGGTCACCTACGGGGAGGGGCTGGCCGAGCGGGTCCGCGCCGCCGCGCCCGAGGGCGTGGACCGGGTGCTGGACGTGGCCGGGGCGGGCGTGCTGCCGCTGTCGATCGAGCTGGCGGGCGGCGCCGAGCACGTGCTGACCATCGCCGACTTCCAGGGCGCCGCGCAGCACGGGGTCCGCGCCACCAGCGGCGACGAGCCGGCCGACTACCTCCGTCCGGCCCTGGAGGGCGCGCTCGCCCTGGCCGCCGAGGGCGGTCTGAACCTCCCGCTGCACCGGGTGCTCCCGCTGGCGGAGGTGGCCGAGGCGCAGCGCGAGAGCGAGCGCGGCCACGTCCGGGGCAAGATCGTCCTCACCGTCGGCTGA
- a CDS encoding TetR/AcrR family transcriptional regulator, with translation MAATVVNGQQPPPDKDHTAIAAQPRPAAGSRSGASRAAGERAVGGRAAGAARAAGASGSTKKNDDTASTVGSGRRSEAARLAVLNAADDLLVEQGFEGLTIEGIAAAAGVAKQTIYRWWKSKVDILFDNLVLDAATGLAWPAETPSDPADLRAYLHRFADFLGAAPAGKVLQALLGHAQLDARSAELLHSGFLDALRSRDVANTRACLGGTADEAAVLLDALLAPLYHRALVLRRPLDRAFVDALLDQHLPR, from the coding sequence ATGGCCGCGACCGTCGTCAACGGCCAGCAGCCGCCCCCGGACAAGGACCACACCGCCATCGCCGCCCAGCCCCGCCCCGCCGCCGGAAGCCGGTCCGGCGCGAGCCGCGCCGCCGGTGAGCGCGCCGTCGGCGGCCGTGCCGCCGGTGCCGCGCGGGCGGCCGGGGCGAGCGGGAGCACGAAGAAGAACGACGACACGGCGAGCACCGTCGGCAGCGGTCGGCGCAGCGAGGCCGCACGGCTGGCGGTACTGAACGCCGCCGACGACCTCCTGGTGGAGCAGGGTTTCGAGGGCCTGACCATCGAGGGCATCGCCGCCGCCGCCGGGGTCGCCAAGCAGACCATCTACCGCTGGTGGAAGTCGAAGGTGGACATCCTCTTCGACAACCTCGTCCTGGACGCCGCCACCGGTCTCGCCTGGCCCGCCGAGACACCCTCCGATCCGGCCGATCTGCGCGCCTACCTCCACCGGTTCGCGGACTTCCTCGGCGCGGCGCCGGCCGGCAAGGTGCTGCAGGCCCTCCTCGGCCATGCGCAACTGGACGCCAGGTCGGCCGAGTTGCTGCACAGCGGCTTCCTGGACGCCCTGCGCTCCCGGGACGTCGCGAACACCCGGGCCTGTCTCGGAGGGACGGCGGACGAGGCCGCCGTCCTGCTGGACGCCCTGCTCGCCCCGCTCTACCACCGCGCCCTGGTGCTGCGTCGCCCGCTGGACCGGGCGTTCGTCGACGCGCTGCTCGACCAGCACCTCCCGCGCTGA
- a CDS encoding M48 family metalloprotease — translation MTDSVGPLPGDDPTPGAAPGTPGTPGTPGTPADFTPAERARGRALRRAQLPWALGARVTGLGLTLALGLTPAGAGLVSTAGGWFGGSRTAEVLAGTAALVLVGRAAQLPFGAGARSVRARFGLVTQGWAGWAVDALRGLALTLALALPVVLGLYALTGRSPERWWLPAAGAAALLTAALSFLYPLLVEPVFNRFTPMAPGPQREALLGLAARDGVRVRDVLVADASRRTTALNAYVSGLGATRRIVAYDTLLTSADPREVELVVAHELGHVKHRDVLTGTVLGAVGAAVVVVLLGLASGWDVLLSAAGAADAADPRSLPLLAAVAALLGALSGPVQCAVSRRVEARADRHALELTGDAEQFVAMQRRLAVTNVSDVDPPRVLELLFATHPSATRRIAAARAWQARREGAADRPPGASSTHEVVV, via the coding sequence ATGACAGATTCTGTCGGCCCACTCCCGGGCGACGACCCGACGCCCGGCGCCGCCCCCGGCACCCCCGGCACCCCCGGCACCCCCGGCACCCCCGCCGACTTCACCCCCGCCGAGCGCGCCCGGGGCCGCGCACTGCGGCGCGCCCAGCTGCCCTGGGCACTCGGCGCGCGGGTCACCGGCCTGGGGCTGACCCTCGCGCTCGGCCTGACACCGGCCGGCGCCGGGCTGGTGTCGACGGCCGGCGGCTGGTTCGGCGGCTCCCGGACGGCCGAGGTGCTCGCCGGGACGGCCGCCCTGGTACTGGTCGGCCGGGCGGCGCAGCTGCCGTTCGGGGCCGGCGCGCGGTCGGTCCGCGCCCGGTTCGGGCTGGTCACCCAGGGCTGGGCCGGCTGGGCGGTGGACGCACTGCGCGGACTCGCCCTCACCCTGGCGCTCGCCCTGCCGGTGGTGCTCGGACTGTACGCGCTCACCGGCCGCTCGCCGGAGCGCTGGTGGCTCCCGGCGGCGGGCGCGGCCGCGCTGCTGACCGCCGCCCTCTCCTTCCTCTACCCGCTCCTGGTCGAGCCGGTGTTCAACCGCTTCACCCCGATGGCCCCGGGCCCGCAGCGCGAGGCGCTGCTCGGCCTGGCCGCACGGGACGGCGTCCGGGTGCGGGACGTCCTGGTGGCGGACGCCTCGCGCCGGACCACGGCGCTGAACGCCTACGTCTCGGGCCTGGGGGCGACGCGGCGGATCGTCGCCTACGACACGTTGCTGACCAGCGCCGATCCGCGCGAGGTGGAGTTGGTGGTGGCGCACGAACTGGGGCACGTCAAACACCGGGACGTCCTGACCGGGACGGTGCTGGGGGCGGTCGGCGCGGCCGTGGTGGTGGTGCTGCTGGGCCTGGCGTCGGGCTGGGACGTGCTGCTGTCGGCAGCCGGCGCGGCGGACGCGGCCGATCCCCGGTCGCTCCCGCTGCTGGCGGCGGTCGCGGCGCTGCTGGGCGCGCTGTCCGGCCCGGTGCAGTGCGCGGTGAGCCGCCGGGTGGAGGCCAGGGCCGACCGGCACGCGCTCGAACTCACTGGGGACGCCGAGCAGTTCGTGGCGATGCAGCGCAGACTCGCGGTGACCAATGTGTCCGATGTCGACCCGCCGCGGGTGCTTGAGCTACTGTTCGCGACTCATCCGAGCGCCACCCGCCGGATCGCGGCGGCGCGCGCCTGGCAGGCGCGCCGGGAGGGCGCCGCGGACCGTCCGCCGGGAGCTTCGAGCACCCATGAAGTCGTTGTATAA
- a CDS encoding response regulator transcription factor, which translates to MVEREGGQGSGGGPGGEWSWHDAEGVLALAAEVLRTPRATILPKLSEVLAGLVPHIAVAQLSGVCTYSPANAVGPEELSARITGTELAGVAQRVTPGRPWQGEAVLGGRPRPAVAVASAPPGSNGALLVLVRADPAGRAPGRASGRATGTHGSPEPLPERSLGLLQQLWELLTTHSHHRAVDAAPAHAAASRASASARARAIAELTGAHASALSAILAPLRSAGLDDATARRNATELAVTALLDLRSAGDLDRELSEEPAATAFARLADLVRPLLRHSPVRLDLLAPTEGDRSVPTDTAHTARTAVRSAVLTMLEQDDLTRLHVSWQFVADGLRAVVRDDGPGLLTADALAVHRTADRIAALAGRLTVEAVPGWGTTVTVDLPLHAPAGPIGAARPLEGLQPRELEVLDQLARGRRNREIAAALHISESTVKFHVANILAKLEVGSRGEAAALAHRAGLPTGPAAGATAGTTVGPPTALHAAS; encoded by the coding sequence ATGGTCGAACGCGAGGGCGGGCAGGGTTCCGGCGGCGGTCCCGGCGGCGAGTGGTCGTGGCACGACGCCGAGGGGGTGCTCGCCCTCGCCGCCGAGGTGCTGCGCACCCCCCGGGCGACGATCCTGCCGAAGCTCTCCGAGGTGCTCGCCGGGCTCGTCCCGCACATCGCGGTGGCGCAGCTCAGCGGTGTCTGCACCTACTCGCCCGCGAACGCCGTCGGCCCCGAGGAACTGTCGGCCCGGATCACCGGTACCGAACTGGCCGGGGTCGCCCAGCGGGTCACCCCCGGGCGCCCGTGGCAGGGCGAGGCCGTGCTCGGCGGGCGCCCCCGGCCCGCGGTCGCGGTGGCGTCGGCCCCGCCGGGGAGCAACGGCGCTCTGCTGGTGCTGGTCCGCGCCGACCCGGCCGGACGGGCGCCCGGACGGGCCTCCGGGCGCGCGACGGGGACGCACGGGTCGCCGGAGCCGCTGCCCGAGCGCTCGCTCGGCCTGCTCCAGCAGCTGTGGGAGCTGCTGACCACCCACTCCCACCACCGCGCCGTCGACGCCGCGCCCGCGCACGCCGCCGCCTCCCGCGCCTCGGCCAGTGCCCGGGCCAGGGCGATCGCCGAGCTCACCGGCGCCCACGCCTCCGCGCTGTCCGCGATCCTCGCTCCGCTGCGGTCGGCCGGACTGGACGACGCCACCGCGCGGCGCAACGCCACCGAGCTGGCCGTGACCGCCCTGCTCGACCTGCGCAGCGCCGGCGACCTCGACCGGGAGCTGAGCGAGGAGCCGGCCGCCACCGCGTTCGCCCGGCTCGCCGACCTGGTGCGGCCGTTGCTGCGGCACAGCCCGGTCCGGCTGGACCTGCTGGCGCCGACCGAGGGGGACCGCTCGGTGCCCACCGACACCGCGCACACCGCCCGGACCGCCGTCCGCTCCGCCGTGCTCACCATGCTGGAGCAGGACGACCTGACCCGGCTGCACGTGAGCTGGCAGTTCGTGGCGGACGGTCTGCGGGCCGTCGTCCGGGACGACGGCCCGGGCCTGCTGACCGCCGACGCACTGGCCGTCCACCGCACGGCCGACCGGATCGCCGCGCTGGCGGGCCGGTTGACGGTCGAGGCGGTGCCCGGCTGGGGCACCACGGTGACGGTCGACCTGCCGCTGCACGCCCCGGCCGGGCCGATCGGCGCGGCCCGGCCGCTGGAGGGCCTGCAGCCCAGGGAGCTGGAGGTGCTGGACCAACTGGCCCGGGGACGCCGGAACCGGGAGATCGCCGCCGCCCTGCACATCAGCGAGTCGACGGTGAAGTTCCATGTGGCCAACATCCTGGCCAAGTTGGAGGTGGGCTCCCGGGGCGAGGCCGCCGCCCTGGCCCACCGGGCCGGCCTGCCGACGGGCCCGGCGGCCGGCGCGACGGCGGGCACGACGGTGGGCCCGCCGACCGCGCTGCACGCCGCGTCCTGA